The Desmodus rotundus isolate HL8 chromosome 13, HLdesRot8A.1, whole genome shotgun sequence genome has a window encoding:
- the PURG gene encoding purine-rich element-binding protein gamma isoform X1 — MERARRRGGGGGRGGKNVGGSGLSKSRLYPQAQHSHYPHYAASATPHQPGGAAEIQELASKRVDIQKKRFYLDVKQSSRGRFLKIAEVWIGRGRQDNIRKSKLTLSLSVAAELKDCLGDFIEHYAHLGLKGHRQEHGHGKEQGSRRRPKHSAPSPPVSVGSEEHPHSVLKTDYIERDNRKYYLDLKENQRGRFLRIRQTMMRGTGMIGYFGHSLGQEQTIVLPAQGMIEFRDALVQLIEDYGEGDIEERRGGDDDPLELPEGTSFRVDNKRFYFDVGSNKYGIFLKVSEVRPPYRNTITVPFKAWTRFGENFIKYEEEMRKICNSHKEKRMDGRRASGEEQECLD, encoded by the coding sequence ATGGAAAGAGCCAGGCGAaggggaggcggcggcggccgcggAGGCAAGAATGTGGGGGGCTCCGGCCTAAGCAAGAGTAGACTCtatccccaggcccagcactccCACTACCCCCACTACGCGGCTTCAGCCACCCCTCATCAGCCTGGGGGCGCAGCCGAAATCCAGGAGCTGGCCTCCAAACGAGTGGACATCCAGAAAAAGAGGTTTTACTTAGACGTGAAGCAAAGCTCCCGGGGCCGGTTCCTAAAGATAGCCGAAGTCTGGATCGGGAGAGGCCGGCAGGACAATATCAGAAAGAGTAAACTGACCCTCTCCCTGTCGGTGGCAGCAGAGCTGAAGGACTGTCTAGGGGACTTCATCGAGCATTACGCCCACCTGGGTCTGAAGGGCCACCGGCAAGAGCATGGCCACGGCAAAGAGCAAGGCTCCCGGAGGAGACCGAAGCACTCGGCGCCCTCCCCACCGGTCTCCGTTGGGTCGGAGGAGCACCCTCACAGTGTCCTCAAAACAGACTACATAGAGAGGGACAATAGGAAATACTATCTGGACCTAAAGGAAAATCAGCGGGGTCGCTTCCTAAGGATTAGACAAACCATGATGCGGGGGACTGGCATGATAGGTTATTTTGGCCACAGTTTGGGCCAAGAGCAGACTATTGTCCTCCCGGCACAAGGAATGATTGAGTTTCGCGATGCCTTGGTTCAGCTAATTGAAGACTATGGCGAAGGGGACATAGAAGAACGAAGAGGTGGAGACGATGACCCACTTGAACTCCCAGAGGGGACTTCTTTCAGAGTGGACAATAAAAGGTTCTACTTTGATGTGGGCTCTAATAAATATGGAATTTTCCTGAAGGTAAGTGAGGTGAGGCCACCTTACCGTAATACTATTACTGTTCCATTCAAAGCTTGGACAAGGTTTGGGGAGAATTTTATCAAGTATGAAGAAGAGATGAGGAAAATATGCAACAGccataaagaaaagagaatggatGGCAGAAGGGCCAGTGGTGAAGAACAAGAATGCCTCGACTAG
- the PURG gene encoding purine-rich element-binding protein gamma isoform X2: MERARRRGGGGGRGGKNVGGSGLSKSRLYPQAQHSHYPHYAASATPHQPGGAAEIQELASKRVDIQKKRFYLDVKQSSRGRFLKIAEVWIGRGRQDNIRKSKLTLSLSVAAELKDCLGDFIEHYAHLGLKGHRQEHGHGKEQGSRRRPKHSAPSPPVSVGSEEHPHSVLKTDYIERDNRKYYLDLKENQRGRFLRIRQTMMRGTGMIGYFGHSLGQEQTIVLPAQGMIEFRDALVQLIEDYGEGDIEERRGGDDDPLELPEGTSFRVDNKRFYFDVGSNKYGIFLKLTNYPKSRENINPFHCCQIQHKEQPYDTTKS; the protein is encoded by the coding sequence ATGGAAAGAGCCAGGCGAaggggaggcggcggcggccgcggAGGCAAGAATGTGGGGGGCTCCGGCCTAAGCAAGAGTAGACTCtatccccaggcccagcactccCACTACCCCCACTACGCGGCTTCAGCCACCCCTCATCAGCCTGGGGGCGCAGCCGAAATCCAGGAGCTGGCCTCCAAACGAGTGGACATCCAGAAAAAGAGGTTTTACTTAGACGTGAAGCAAAGCTCCCGGGGCCGGTTCCTAAAGATAGCCGAAGTCTGGATCGGGAGAGGCCGGCAGGACAATATCAGAAAGAGTAAACTGACCCTCTCCCTGTCGGTGGCAGCAGAGCTGAAGGACTGTCTAGGGGACTTCATCGAGCATTACGCCCACCTGGGTCTGAAGGGCCACCGGCAAGAGCATGGCCACGGCAAAGAGCAAGGCTCCCGGAGGAGACCGAAGCACTCGGCGCCCTCCCCACCGGTCTCCGTTGGGTCGGAGGAGCACCCTCACAGTGTCCTCAAAACAGACTACATAGAGAGGGACAATAGGAAATACTATCTGGACCTAAAGGAAAATCAGCGGGGTCGCTTCCTAAGGATTAGACAAACCATGATGCGGGGGACTGGCATGATAGGTTATTTTGGCCACAGTTTGGGCCAAGAGCAGACTATTGTCCTCCCGGCACAAGGAATGATTGAGTTTCGCGATGCCTTGGTTCAGCTAATTGAAGACTATGGCGAAGGGGACATAGAAGAACGAAGAGGTGGAGACGATGACCCACTTGAACTCCCAGAGGGGACTTCTTTCAGAGTGGACAATAAAAGGTTCTACTTTGATGTGGGCTCTAATAAATATGGAATTTTCCTGAAG